In one Bombyx mori chromosome 4, ASM3026992v2 genomic region, the following are encoded:
- the LOC101739637 gene encoding arrestin homolog isoform X3 has translation MGLNFYKELFLASEQIYPPPEKRSYELTRTQERLMKKLGETAHPFHLTVPAGAPGSVTLQPGLEDEGEPCGVHYYIKLFVGDSEIDRSHRRSTIALGIRKVQYAPSKPGPQPCTVVRKDFVLSPGQLELELTLDKQLYMHGETVAVNMSVRNHSNKVVKKIKANVVQSVDVVLFQNGQYRNVVASIETQDGCPLQPGSSLQKVLHLSPTLASNRDKRGVALDGQLKRADTTLASTTLLLEPEQRDAFGIVVSYSVKVKLYLGALSGELVAELPFILMHPKEGRAKVIHADSQADVEMFRQDTVHHQESIEVY, from the exons ATGGGGCTCAACTTCTACAAGGAGCTGTTCCTCGCCTCCGAACAGATCTACCCGCCGCCCGAGAAGCGATCCTATGAACTGACTCGCACGCAG GAGCGACTGATGAAGAAACTGGGAGAGACGGCGCACCCGTTCCACCTGACGGTGCCGGCCGGCGCGCCCGGCTCCGTGACGCTGCAGCCCGGCCTGGAGGACGAGGGCGAGCCTTGCGGGGTGCACTACTACATCAAGCTCTTCGTAGGAGATTCCGAGATAGACAGGTCCCACCGCAG GAGTACAATAGCGCTGGGCATCCGCAAAGTGCAGTACGCGCCTTCGAAGCCCGGCCCGCAGCCCTGCACCGTCGTGCGGAAGGACTTCGTGCTCTCTCCGGGACAACTAGAGCTCGAACTTACTTTGGATAAGCAG CTGTACATGCACGGCGAGACGGTGGCCGTGAACATGAGCGTCCGCAACCACAGCAACAAGGTCGTGAAGAAGATCAAAGCGAACGTGGTCCAGAGCGTCGACGTGGTGCTCTTCCAGAACGGCCAGTACAGGAACGTGGTCGCCAGCATCGAGACCCA GGACGGGTGTCCGCTGCAGCCGGGCTCCAGCCTGCAGAAGGTGCTGCACCTGTCGCCGACGCTGGCCTCCAACAGGGACAAGCGCGGCGTCGCCCTCGACGGACAGCTGAAGCGCGCCGACACCACGCTCGCCTCCACCACTCT GCTGCTGGAGCCGGAGCAGCGTGACGCGTTCGGCATCGTGGTGAGCTACAGCGTGAAGGTGAAGCTGTACCTGGGCGCGCTCAGCGGGGAGCTCGTCGCGGAGCTGCCCTTCATCCTCATGCACCCTAAG GAGGGACGGGCCAAGGTGATCCACGCTGACAGCCAGGCCGACGTGGAGATGTTCCGCCAGGACACCGTGCACCATCAGGAGAGCATCGAGGTCTATTAG
- the LOC101739637 gene encoding arrestin homolog isoform X2 yields the protein MVYNFKVFKKCAPNGKLTLYVAKRDFVDHITTVEPIDGVVLLDEEYVRGRKVFGQVVCTFRYGREEDEVMGLNFYKELFLASEQIYPPPEKRSYELTRTQERLMKKLGETAHPFHLTVPAGAPGSVTLQPGLEDEGEPCGVHYYIKLFVGDSEIDRSHRRSTIALGIRKVQYAPSKPGPQPCTVVRKDFVLSPGQLELELTLDKQLYMHGETVAVNMSVRNHSNKVVKKIKANVVQSVDVVLFQNGQYRNVVASIETQDGCPLQPGSSLQKVLHLSPTLASNRDKRGVALDGQLKRADTTLASTTLLLEPEQRDAFGIVVSYSVKVKLYLGALSGELVAELPFILMHPKEGRAKVIHADSQADVEMFRQDTVHHQESIEVY from the exons ATGGTTTACAATTTCAAAGTGTTCAAGAAGTGCGCGCCCAACGGCAAGCTGACGCTGTACGTCGCCAAGCGGGACTTCGTGGACCACATCACGACGGTGGAGCCGATCG ACGGCGtggtgttgctggacgaggagTACGTCCGCGGGCGCAAGGTGTTCGGTCAGGTGGTGTGTACGTTTCGCTACGGGCGCGAGGAGGATGAGGTGATGGGGCTCAACTTCTACAAGGAGCTGTTCCTCGCCTCCGAACAGATCTACCCGCCGCCCGAGAAGCGATCCTATGAACTGACTCGCACGCAG GAGCGACTGATGAAGAAACTGGGAGAGACGGCGCACCCGTTCCACCTGACGGTGCCGGCCGGCGCGCCCGGCTCCGTGACGCTGCAGCCCGGCCTGGAGGACGAGGGCGAGCCTTGCGGGGTGCACTACTACATCAAGCTCTTCGTAGGAGATTCCGAGATAGACAGGTCCCACCGCAG GAGTACAATAGCGCTGGGCATCCGCAAAGTGCAGTACGCGCCTTCGAAGCCCGGCCCGCAGCCCTGCACCGTCGTGCGGAAGGACTTCGTGCTCTCTCCGGGACAACTAGAGCTCGAACTTACTTTGGATAAGCAG CTGTACATGCACGGCGAGACGGTGGCCGTGAACATGAGCGTCCGCAACCACAGCAACAAGGTCGTGAAGAAGATCAAAGCGAACGTGGTCCAGAGCGTCGACGTGGTGCTCTTCCAGAACGGCCAGTACAGGAACGTGGTCGCCAGCATCGAGACCCA GGACGGGTGTCCGCTGCAGCCGGGCTCCAGCCTGCAGAAGGTGCTGCACCTGTCGCCGACGCTGGCCTCCAACAGGGACAAGCGCGGCGTCGCCCTCGACGGACAGCTGAAGCGCGCCGACACCACGCTCGCCTCCACCACTCT GCTGCTGGAGCCGGAGCAGCGTGACGCGTTCGGCATCGTGGTGAGCTACAGCGTGAAGGTGAAGCTGTACCTGGGCGCGCTCAGCGGGGAGCTCGTCGCGGAGCTGCCCTTCATCCTCATGCACCCTAAG GAGGGACGGGCCAAGGTGATCCACGCTGACAGCCAGGCCGACGTGGAGATGTTCCGCCAGGACACCGTGCACCATCAGGAGAGCATCGAGGTCTATTAG